The following proteins come from a genomic window of Triticum aestivum cultivar Chinese Spring chromosome 6A, IWGSC CS RefSeq v2.1, whole genome shotgun sequence:
- the LOC123128532 gene encoding nucleolar and coiled-body phosphoprotein 1, which produces MAPKRAAKKPAPPPPPPAASSEEEDSRSRSEEEEDEDAESPPPAPTPAPKSTPAPPQEGEEEEEEESEEEDEEEESDEEPARASPAPAATPKNKPPPPQQGGDSDSSDEEEEEEPTKTAPRSAPKKQPPPPPPRQGEESDASDEEEEEGESEEEAPPPPKLAPKQAPEGRKPQAAAETKKPAAFSRIWSTDDEVRILEALADHQKQHGTLPQPDALVDALAGKLDNRAYGSKELQGKVLALRRRYLALSKKGELPSKEHDRRVLELSKMVWEGGDMVTAAAASANSAKAANGQEPKGFEEMCDLYPYLAEHVKELDAANPGIFKRQFGMMDEDKARAMDEKIKRQRVAQMKVELRRHDLVREVTKAIIDLVD; this is translated from the coding sequence ATGGCCCCCAAGCGCGCCGCGAAGAAGCCGGCGCCCCCGCCACCGCCTCCGGCTGCCTCCTCCGAGGAGGAGGACTCCCGCTCGcgctccgaggaggaggaggacgaagacgccGAGTCCCCTCCCCCCGCCCCCACCCCGGCCCCCAAGAGCACGCCGGCGCCCCcgcaggagggagaggaggaggaggaggaggagtctgaagaggaagacgaggaggaggagtctGATGAGGAGCCCGCCCGCGcgtccccggcccccgccgccacCCCCAAGAACAAGCCTCCGCCGCCGCAACAGGGAGGTGACTCCGACTcttccgacgaggaggaggaagaggagcccaCCAAGACGGCCCCTCGCTCCGCTCCCAAGAAGCAGCCCCCACCGCCCCCGCCGCGGCAGGGCGAGGAATCGGACgcctccgacgaggaagaagaggagggtgagtccgaggaggaggcgccgccgccgccgaagcttgCTCCAAAGCAGGCGCCAGAGGGCCGGAAGCCCCAGGCAGCGGCCGAGACCAAGAAGCCTGCCGCTTTCAGCCGCATCTGGTCCACCGACGACGAGGTGCGTATCCTCGAGGCCCTCGCGGATCACCAAAAGCAGCACGGCACGCTGCCGCAGCCCGACGCCCTCGTCGACGCCCTTGCAGGGAAGCTCGACAACCGGGCCTACGGCAGCAAGGAGCTCCAGGGGAAGGTCCTGGCCCTCAGGCGTCGGTACCTCGCGCTCAGCAAGAAGGGCGAGCTCCCGAGCAAGGAGCATGACCGCCGGGTGCTGGAACTTTCCAAGATGGTCTGGGAAGGCGGCGACATGGTCACCGCCGCAGCTGCCTCTGCCAACTCTGCGAAGGCGGCAAATGGCCAGGAGCCAAAGGGGTTCGAGGAGATGTGCGATCTGTATCCGTACCTAGCGGAGCATGTGAAGGAGCTGGATGCGGCGAACCCGGGCATTTTCAAGAGGCAGTTCGGGATGATGGACGAGGATAAGGCGCGCGCCATGGACGAGAAGATCAAGAGGCAGCGGGTGGCGCAGATGAAGGTGGAGCTGCGCCGCCATGACCTGGTAAGGGAGGTGACCAAGGCCATCATCGACTTGGTCGACTGA
- the LOC123128533 gene encoding probable tyrosine-protein phosphatase DSP2 isoform X3, whose product MKLEVSPRQRTQEAEQNEGVAVEPWKHPKQLCASLGYGEEEASRLVPPLNFGMVDDGVFRSGFPDAANFRFLASLNLRSVVYLCPEPYPEQNARFLGRSGIKLHHFGIQGRKEPFVDIPEETIREALKVILDVRNHPVLIHCKRGKHRTGCVVGCLRKLHKWRLSSVFDEYLHFAAAKARKTDQRFMELFDTSSLVHLLASQC is encoded by the exons ATGAAGCTGGAGGTGTCGCCGAGGCAGAGGACCCAAGAAGCAGAGCAGAACGAGGGCGTCGCCGTGGAGCCATGGAAGCACCCGAAGCAGCTCTGCGCTAGCCTGGGCTACGGGGAGGAGGAGGCGTCACGGCTGGTGCCGCCGCTCAACTTCGGCATGGTCGACGACGGCGTCTTCCGGTCGGGGTTCCCCGACGCGGCCAACTTCCGGTTCCTCGCGTCCCTCAACCTGCGCTCCGTCGT GTACCTGTGCCCGGAGCCGTACCCGGAGCAGAACGCGCGGTTCCTGGGGCGCAGCGGGATCAAGCTCCACCACTTCGGAATCCAGGGCCGCAAG GAACCGTTTGTCGACATCCCCGAAGAAACGATCCGCGAGGCGCTCAAAGTCATCCTTG ACGTGAGAAACCACCCGGTGCTCATCCACTGCAAGAGAGGCAAG CACCGTACCGGCTGCGTGGTGGGCTGCCTGAGGAAGCTGCACAAGTGGCGCCTGTCCTCCGTCTTCGACGAGTACCTGCACTTCGCGGCGGCCAAGGCGAGGAAAACCGACCAGCGGTTCATGGAGCTCTTCGACACGTCAAGCCTGGTGCATCTGCTCGCCTCGCAGTGTTGA
- the LOC123128533 gene encoding probable tyrosine-protein phosphatase DSP2 isoform X1, whose translation MKLEVSPRQRTQEAEQNEGVAVEPWKHPKQLCASLGYGEEEASRLVPPLNFGMVDDGVFRSGFPDAANFRFLASLNLRSVVYLCPEPYPEQNARFLGRSGIKLHHFGIQGRKEPFVDIPEETIREALKVILDVRNHPVLIHCKRGKVYSAPYTPHTALSNENHNHVLLSAPYRLRGGLPEEAAQVAPVLRLRRVPALRGGQGEENRPAVHGALRHVKPGASARLAVLMKASERFSFLF comes from the exons ATGAAGCTGGAGGTGTCGCCGAGGCAGAGGACCCAAGAAGCAGAGCAGAACGAGGGCGTCGCCGTGGAGCCATGGAAGCACCCGAAGCAGCTCTGCGCTAGCCTGGGCTACGGGGAGGAGGAGGCGTCACGGCTGGTGCCGCCGCTCAACTTCGGCATGGTCGACGACGGCGTCTTCCGGTCGGGGTTCCCCGACGCGGCCAACTTCCGGTTCCTCGCGTCCCTCAACCTGCGCTCCGTCGT GTACCTGTGCCCGGAGCCGTACCCGGAGCAGAACGCGCGGTTCCTGGGGCGCAGCGGGATCAAGCTCCACCACTTCGGAATCCAGGGCCGCAAG GAACCGTTTGTCGACATCCCCGAAGAAACGATCCGCGAGGCGCTCAAAGTCATCCTTG ACGTGAGAAACCACCCGGTGCTCATCCACTGCAAGAGAGGCAAGGTATATTCTGCACCCTATACACCTCATACAGCACTTTCTAATGAAAATCATAACCATGTGCTTCTCTCAGCACCGTACCGGCTGCGTGGTGGGCTGCCTGAGGAAGCTGCACAAGTGGCGCCTGTCCTCCGTCTTCGACGAGTACCTGCACTTCGCGGCGGCCAAGGCGAGGAAAACCGACCAGCGGTTCATGGAGCTCTTCGACACGTCAAGCCTGGTGCATCTGCTCGCCTCGCAGTGTTGATGAAAGCGAGCGAgcgtttttcctttctcttttag
- the LOC123128533 gene encoding probable tyrosine-protein phosphatase DSP2 isoform X2, translating to MKLEVSPRQRTQEAEQNEGVAVEPWKHPKQLCASLGYGEEEASRLVPPLNFGMVDDGVFRSGFPDAANFRFLASLNLRSVVYLCPEPYPEQNARFLGRSGIKLHHFGIQGRKEPFVDIPEETIREALKVILDVRNHPVLIHCKRAPYRLRGGLPEEAAQVAPVLRLRRVPALRGGQGEENRPAVHGALRHVKPGASARLAVLMKASERFSFLF from the exons ATGAAGCTGGAGGTGTCGCCGAGGCAGAGGACCCAAGAAGCAGAGCAGAACGAGGGCGTCGCCGTGGAGCCATGGAAGCACCCGAAGCAGCTCTGCGCTAGCCTGGGCTACGGGGAGGAGGAGGCGTCACGGCTGGTGCCGCCGCTCAACTTCGGCATGGTCGACGACGGCGTCTTCCGGTCGGGGTTCCCCGACGCGGCCAACTTCCGGTTCCTCGCGTCCCTCAACCTGCGCTCCGTCGT GTACCTGTGCCCGGAGCCGTACCCGGAGCAGAACGCGCGGTTCCTGGGGCGCAGCGGGATCAAGCTCCACCACTTCGGAATCCAGGGCCGCAAG GAACCGTTTGTCGACATCCCCGAAGAAACGATCCGCGAGGCGCTCAAAGTCATCCTTG ACGTGAGAAACCACCCGGTGCTCATCCACTGCAAGAGAG CACCGTACCGGCTGCGTGGTGGGCTGCCTGAGGAAGCTGCACAAGTGGCGCCTGTCCTCCGTCTTCGACGAGTACCTGCACTTCGCGGCGGCCAAGGCGAGGAAAACCGACCAGCGGTTCATGGAGCTCTTCGACACGTCAAGCCTGGTGCATCTGCTCGCCTCGCAGTGTTGATGAAAGCGAGCGAgcgtttttcctttctcttttag